A genomic region of Serinus canaria isolate serCan28SL12 chromosome 1A, serCan2020, whole genome shotgun sequence contains the following coding sequences:
- the ARMC10 gene encoding armadillo repeat-containing protein 10 isoform X1, with the protein MWEPRGAAVRAATVALLLGAGACYCLWRLAAGGRRGRRAAAARGPPADSSPPVSTHTMDVDALQKLIHLLQATDDPLIQEQALITLSNSAAFSVNQDIIRNLDGLSVIGGMLFNCVPKVKEKALNALNNLSMNIKNQEEIQVFITQVCGTVESAPLNSEVQLAGLRLLTNMSVTSDYHQKMINSIPCFLHLLSEGTERTQIQVLKVLVNLSANPAMTRHLLRAQVPSFVLLLDNCANRDILVRALAFAANLKKNMNDEEGTKIEEYSEDSIFFTLSRDSAPFAQRLASLLHHPDTEVKEQVVRILTQ; encoded by the exons ATGTGGGAGCCGCGGGGCGCGGCGGTGAGGGCGGCGACGGTGGCCCTGCTGCTCGGGGCCGGCGCCTGCTACTGCCTGTGGCGGctggcggcgggcgggcggcgggggcggcgaGCAGCGGCCGCGCGGGGCCCGCCGGCAG ACAGCAGTCCTCCAGTGTCAACCCATACCATGGATGTGGATGCTCTACAGAAACTTATTCATTTGCTCCAGGCCACAGATGATCCATTAATTCAAGAGCAAGCTTTAATCACTCTCAGCAACAGTGCTGCCTTCTCTGTAAATCAA GATATAATCCGAAATTTGGATGGTCTTTCTGTTATTGGAGGGATGCTCTTCAACTGTGTTCCCaaagttaaagaaaaagcaCTAAATGCACTTAACAATTTGAGtatgaatattaaaaatcagGAAGAGATACAG GTATTTATTACACAAGTGTGTGGGACTGTTGAGTCAGCTCCCCTGAACTCTGAAGTGCAGCTAGCTGGACTCAGGCTGTTGACAAATATGTCTGTTACCAGTGACTACCACCAAAAGATGATAAACTCAATTCCATGCtttcttcatttgctttcagaagGAACTGAAAGGACACAG ATTCAAGTTTTGAAAGTACTTGTGAACTTATCTGCAAACCCAGCCATGACAAGACATCTTCTCAGAGCTCAA GTGCCATCATTTGTGTTACTTTTGGACAACTGTGCAAACAGAGATATTCTGGTTCGAGCCCTGGCGTTTGCAGCAAACTTGAAAAAGAACATGAACGATGAGGAAGGCACCAAGATTGAGGAATACAGTGAAGACTCAATTTTCTTCACACTCAGCAGGGACTCTGCCCCATTTGCTCAGAGACTGGCATCTTTGCTGCATCACCCTGACACAGAAGTGAAAGAGCAAGTTGTGAGAATATTAACACAATAG
- the ARMC10 gene encoding armadillo repeat-containing protein 10 isoform X2, translating to MDVDALQKLIHLLQATDDPLIQEQALITLSNSAAFSVNQDIIRNLDGLSVIGGMLFNCVPKVKEKALNALNNLSMNIKNQEEIQVFITQVCGTVESAPLNSEVQLAGLRLLTNMSVTSDYHQKMINSIPCFLHLLSEGTERTQIQVLKVLVNLSANPAMTRHLLRAQVPSFVLLLDNCANRDILVRALAFAANLKKNMNDEEGTKIEEYSEDSIFFTLSRDSAPFAQRLASLLHHPDTEVKEQVVRILTQ from the exons ATGGATGTGGATGCTCTACAGAAACTTATTCATTTGCTCCAGGCCACAGATGATCCATTAATTCAAGAGCAAGCTTTAATCACTCTCAGCAACAGTGCTGCCTTCTCTGTAAATCAA GATATAATCCGAAATTTGGATGGTCTTTCTGTTATTGGAGGGATGCTCTTCAACTGTGTTCCCaaagttaaagaaaaagcaCTAAATGCACTTAACAATTTGAGtatgaatattaaaaatcagGAAGAGATACAG GTATTTATTACACAAGTGTGTGGGACTGTTGAGTCAGCTCCCCTGAACTCTGAAGTGCAGCTAGCTGGACTCAGGCTGTTGACAAATATGTCTGTTACCAGTGACTACCACCAAAAGATGATAAACTCAATTCCATGCtttcttcatttgctttcagaagGAACTGAAAGGACACAG ATTCAAGTTTTGAAAGTACTTGTGAACTTATCTGCAAACCCAGCCATGACAAGACATCTTCTCAGAGCTCAA GTGCCATCATTTGTGTTACTTTTGGACAACTGTGCAAACAGAGATATTCTGGTTCGAGCCCTGGCGTTTGCAGCAAACTTGAAAAAGAACATGAACGATGAGGAAGGCACCAAGATTGAGGAATACAGTGAAGACTCAATTTTCTTCACACTCAGCAGGGACTCTGCCCCATTTGCTCAGAGACTGGCATCTTTGCTGCATCACCCTGACACAGAAGTGAAAGAGCAAGTTGTGAGAATATTAACACAATAG
- the NAPEPLD gene encoding N-acyl-phosphatidylethanolamine-hydrolyzing phospholipase D isoform X3 yields the protein MDKSTDEEQPSTASNQYPKEAVKKRQNSSRGSGSNDSSRTFRKSFRLDYRLEEDVTKSKRGKDGRFVNPWPTWKSPTLSNILKWSFMEKNNSNVPRSKQELDKELPVLQPYFVQAPEDAGKTGAGMRVTWLGHATVMVEMDELVFLTDPIFSQRASPIQLLGPKRFRGPPCTVAQLPRIDAVLISHTHYDHLDYNSVASLNERFGSELRWFVPLGLLPWMQRCGCENVIELDWWEENCVPGHDAVTFVFTPSQHWCKRTVTDDNKVLWGSWSVLGPWNRFFFAGDTGYCFAFEQIGKRFGPFDLAAIPIGAYEPRWFMKYQHVDPEEAVRIHIDVQAKKSVAIHWGTFALANEYYLDPPVKLNEALERYGLKKDDFFVLRHGESRNLNTNDRFEN from the exons ATGGATAAGAGCACAGATGAAGAGCAGCCTTCAACTGCCAGTAACCAGTACCCTAAGGAAGCAGTGAAGAAACGTCAGAATTCAAGTCGAGGTTCCGGGAGCAATGATTCTTCCAGGACCTTCAGAAAAAGCTTCAGGCTGGACTACAGATTAGAAGAGGATGTAACTAAATCAAAGAGGGGCAAAGATGGGAGATTTGTCAACCCGTGGCCAACATGGAAATCTCCAACCTTATCCAACATTTTGAAATGGtccttcatggaaaaaaataacagcaatgtGCCACGCTCAAAGCAG GAACTCGACAAAGAACTCCCAGTGTTACAACCTTACTTCGTTCAAGCACCAGAAGATGCTGGGAAGACAGGAGCTGGTATGCGAGTCACGTGGCTGGGACATGCCACCGTCATGGTGGAAATGGATGAACTTGTATTTCTCACTGACCCAATCTTCAGCCAGAGAGCCTCCCCTATTCAGCTGCTGGGTCCCAAGCGCTTCCGAGGGCCCCCGTGCACAGTAGCGCAGCTGCCCAGGATAGATGCGGTGCTGATCAGCCACACCCACTACGATCACCTGGACTACAACAGCGTGGCCAGTCTGAACGAGCGCTTCGGGAGCGAGCTGCGCTGGTTTGTGCCCCTGGGGCTCCTGCCGTGGATGCAGAGGTGTGGCTGTGAGAATGTGATCGAACTGGATTGGTGGGAGGAGAACTGTGTCCCTGGTCACGATGCGGTAACTTTTGTCTTCACCCCGTCCCAGCATTGGTGCAAAAGGACTGTGACAGATGATAACAAGGTTCTCTGGGGCAGCTGGTCTGTCTTGGGACCTTGGAATAGGTTTTTCTTTGCAGGAGATACTGgatattgttttgcttttgaacaAATAGGTAAAAGGTTTGGACCTTTTGATCTTGCAGCCATCCCCATCGGAGCTTATGAGCCAAG GTGGTTTATGAAATACCAGCATGTGGATCCTGAAGAAGCAGTAAGAATCCATATTGACGTTCAAGCAAAAAAGTCTGTAGCAATTCATTGGGGGACCTTTGCTTTAGCAAATGAG tattactTGGATCCTCCAGTTAAATTGAACGAAGCTCTTGAAAGATATGGCTTGAAAAAAGATGACTTCTTTGTCTTACGCCATGGAGAATCACGGAATTTGAATACAAATGACCGGTTTGAAAACTGA
- the NAPEPLD gene encoding N-acyl-phosphatidylethanolamine-hydrolyzing phospholipase D isoform X2 produces the protein MFLFELYSAKWRILKSSPKKGMDKSTDEEQPSTASNQYPKEAVKKRQNSSRGSGSNDSSRTFRKSFRLDYRLEEDVTKSKRGKDGRFVNPWPTWKSPTLSNILKWSFMEKNNSNVPRSKQELDKELPVLQPYFVQAPEDAGKTGAGMRVTWLGHATVMVEMDELVFLTDPIFSQRASPIQLLGPKRFRGPPCTVAQLPRIDAVLISHTHYDHLDYNSVASLNERFGSELRWFVPLGLLPWMQRCGCENVIELDWWEENCVPGHDAVTFVFTPSQHWCKRTVTDDNKVLWGSWSVLGPWNRFFFAGDTGYCFAFEQIGKRFGPFDLAAIPIGAYEPRWFMKYQHVDPEEAVRIHIDVQAKKSVAIHWGTFALANEYYLDPPVKLNEALERYGLKKDDFFVLRHGESRNLNTNDRFEN, from the exons CTCTCCTAAAAAAGGTATGGATAAGAGCACAGATGAAGAGCAGCCTTCAACTGCCAGTAACCAGTACCCTAAGGAAGCAGTGAAGAAACGTCAGAATTCAAGTCGAGGTTCCGGGAGCAATGATTCTTCCAGGACCTTCAGAAAAAGCTTCAGGCTGGACTACAGATTAGAAGAGGATGTAACTAAATCAAAGAGGGGCAAAGATGGGAGATTTGTCAACCCGTGGCCAACATGGAAATCTCCAACCTTATCCAACATTTTGAAATGGtccttcatggaaaaaaataacagcaatgtGCCACGCTCAAAGCAG GAACTCGACAAAGAACTCCCAGTGTTACAACCTTACTTCGTTCAAGCACCAGAAGATGCTGGGAAGACAGGAGCTGGTATGCGAGTCACGTGGCTGGGACATGCCACCGTCATGGTGGAAATGGATGAACTTGTATTTCTCACTGACCCAATCTTCAGCCAGAGAGCCTCCCCTATTCAGCTGCTGGGTCCCAAGCGCTTCCGAGGGCCCCCGTGCACAGTAGCGCAGCTGCCCAGGATAGATGCGGTGCTGATCAGCCACACCCACTACGATCACCTGGACTACAACAGCGTGGCCAGTCTGAACGAGCGCTTCGGGAGCGAGCTGCGCTGGTTTGTGCCCCTGGGGCTCCTGCCGTGGATGCAGAGGTGTGGCTGTGAGAATGTGATCGAACTGGATTGGTGGGAGGAGAACTGTGTCCCTGGTCACGATGCGGTAACTTTTGTCTTCACCCCGTCCCAGCATTGGTGCAAAAGGACTGTGACAGATGATAACAAGGTTCTCTGGGGCAGCTGGTCTGTCTTGGGACCTTGGAATAGGTTTTTCTTTGCAGGAGATACTGgatattgttttgcttttgaacaAATAGGTAAAAGGTTTGGACCTTTTGATCTTGCAGCCATCCCCATCGGAGCTTATGAGCCAAG GTGGTTTATGAAATACCAGCATGTGGATCCTGAAGAAGCAGTAAGAATCCATATTGACGTTCAAGCAAAAAAGTCTGTAGCAATTCATTGGGGGACCTTTGCTTTAGCAAATGAG tattactTGGATCCTCCAGTTAAATTGAACGAAGCTCTTGAAAGATATGGCTTGAAAAAAGATGACTTCTTTGTCTTACGCCATGGAGAATCACGGAATTTGAATACAAATGACCGGTTTGAAAACTGA